The Amaranthus tricolor cultivar Red isolate AtriRed21 chromosome 2, ASM2621246v1, whole genome shotgun sequence genome contains the following window.
gttagatCTATATTACCCAACTTACTTTAATATTCCAATTGGCAATTACACAATAATTCTCATTTCCTAATTTTCATATATTGTCTACAACTCTTAATTTCTTCCAACCCAATTCTCATTTTCCAATCCACTGCTTTTAagtatatttatgtaatttgagtattttgagagtttttatgtattttgagtattttgttcaatgtattatattatttttattgttattaaatttgtattgtatatttagtttttatataagaaatattCGCTTACCCGCGGATCCCGCCCGCTAAGTAAACGGACGGGTAGCAACAAAAAAGTATGCCCGCAAATGCGGGTAGACTTTTGAATATTTAAGCCCGCAGGTTTTTAGGATATTACCCGATCTGCTACCCGCCCAAACCCACCCATAAACAGCTCTACTTTATACTATTTTTTagagttcaaactttatttttatttctgtaATTATGAgctattttcaaatataaataaaaatcgaAATGATATTGCTTTGACAAGCAAGGAGACAATAAGACGATCGCATGTCTTTTTGTTATCaacttttatctaataaacCTTTTTTAGCCGAAAGTTAAAAGCTTGCTTAAGCTACAAACTAGCCTAATTAATTATACATCTTTATGTAACTCTTACTTTTACTTCCTTTACTtcctttgttcatttttaaaattataaattaaatagttgatatttaaaatatatttagatataaatttatcaagatctcaaataaataattttttgatataatttaatgaaaattcatatttaaagtttaatattaaaaaaaaattctttttgcggaagaacatataaaaacgaaaagaatacTTTATATTACAAATAGTTAATCTATGTAAACCTTTTCCAATCCGCAATTTATttgtataaaatataaatatctttatgtagtgtttggaaataaatattttattttaaattataaattttaatcttGGCTCTTGCTCTATTCCAAACGATAAAACACATGTTAGAGATTTTAATGTGATGTGTAGCTCAATTATCACTTtcattatctaaaataaaaGGTCACAATGCATACATAAGATAAATATCTTTTTGCTTGTGTTGATTAATCAAATATACACGTTCTAGGATGCACAACCATAAATGTACATGATATGTTTGCATCATGccttaattattttatagaaGTATGTATTAAAAAGTCGCTAACTTTATGATACCAAATTTAACATATTCTCTTTGTATAATTAACTGTGTTTCAGCTGTTGAGAGAACAATCAATATTCTCAATTGTGGAGGTGAGAATGTTTTTTAAGGTTCACGGTAGATATGAACCACTGAGGAGGTTTGAGTCGCTTTCCTAGCTGTTTCACTATGTTCTCCTGCACAAGGAGCAAACGTGGGCCGGAGAGGGGTCCTTCGGGGGTCCTCCTCCGATGATTAAGTAGGTAAGGGTCTTGAGAAGATTGCTATGAAAGCTTAATAGAATATATTTGTGCGGGTTTATGTGTCAAAAGATTTGTGACCCTTGGTGATGCATGGCATCGTGTATTTATAGTAGCGGGTCTTAGGAGAGGATCCCAAAACCCTAATGGCCGTTTTGGCTTTTACCTTGAATGGAATCTTTTTAGGGATCAGTGGAGAGAGAAGTAGAATATCTCGTAAGCCTATGTGGCATTTGGTGATATGTTGATCTTTGTACCATGGTCCCCACTCTCTGTCTTTTAGTACATTTTCCTAGGTAGGGTACGAGGTAGGTGTGTTGCCTTGCCTTATACAAGTGTTGACAGCTTTTTCTAAGTACGGCTGTAGTTATCTTATGCCATGTCATTATATTCGGTGCTTTTATTCTGCAAGATTAACCATCTTGTAGGTATTTTCGTTCCTCTATCGTTCTGCAGGATTAACCATCCTGTAGGTGTTTTATGCTCTTTTATCGTTCTGTAGGATTAACCATCCTGCAGGTATTTGTGCTTCTTTATCGTTCTGCAGGTATTCATGTTCCTCCTTCAAGGTCTTATGATTAGGGGTCATGTGTTCCAGCACATACAATTTGCCCCTCAAGCCTATTGGGTAATGACAGAAGGAGTCAACAAGTCTGATTTTGGTTCATGTTCTTCCTTTTGCGTGCTCTTTAGAGTTGGGTGTCTATTTTtgcaagtttttttgtttttgttttttgtttttgtttttttttaaagaaaatttccGTTTCTTTACTCGTCTTTTATTGGATATATGGTGTCACTATCCCTATACATGCCCCTAGTCCATGTGCTTTAGTAGTCATGCTAAAGGAAATGGACTATATACTTGTTTGAAACTGTGTCCGATTTGCATTTTCAAGATATTGTGTTTCAGGGTGATATTTGCAGGATGTTTTGTTTCTAGGATGATATTAGCAGGATGTTGTGTTTCGAGACGATATTAGTAGGATGTTGTGTTTCGAGACGATATTAGCAGGATGTTGTGTTTCAGGACGATATTTTGCAGGACGTTGTGTTTCAAGACGATATGACTGTTGTGTCAGGGTCATTCGGGATTTTAGGTTGCTTGGTTTTTTGTAGTATATATTTTGGGAAACAGAGGCATGGAGGTGACATCATTAAATTATGCCTCTTTCCGTAATTTAACTTGTGACGAGCATTTTTAGCTTGTTGAGGACGCTTCGACACGCGTTTGGTTGATTCTCTTCGATTATCTGCGAGCTAAATCCTGTACTGACGCGTGGAGCCACTTGCGCTGTACTGTTTCGTTTTCCAGCCTTTTTGTTTTCCTTTACTTCAGTAATTTCAAATTACTTCTAATCATGACCGTTTATTTTCTCAACAGTTATTGTTGAGGCATGTATTGAGAAATCTATAAATACGCTCTAGTTTTTCACTTCATAACCTTTATCGACTCTTGAAATCCTCTTTCTTCTTTAAGCAAActctttattttttgttgtttgtgATCTCGCCATCTTTGTGTTGTTCTTCAAACATTTAGTTTTCTCGAGTTTCTtagttttcacttttctttaGAATATGGCTAGGAAGAAGATGATTAATGCAACTGCTACTGACCTATCTTTCGATTTTCACTTGAACAAATCATCCGACCCGGTTCGCAACCCATTCCCTTTGGCCAATAGGGTCGGGGACCCAGACAGGGCTCCTCCTGGCTGGGTACGGACTGAATGGGAGCATCTGTATTGGGATGATGCTTTCCCAGTTTCGACCTCGTTGGATTTGTCTGCTGAGGCTTCGATAACTTTTAGTTTGTTGGACGTAGATGAGTCTGAAGGCAAGTTATAGCAATCTACGCTCTCCGAGAAGATATTGGATATTATGGTTGAGGGGCGTCTTCAGTTCGTCATTGAAGATAGGTTTCACCTATCTCGTGAACAAGGTTACTGCTGCCGTTTGGGAGAGCCCGACATGCAGGCACATCAAATAATTGTTACTACCTCCCCCTATACCGATGTCTTTATTCCTGTAAATTTATACCACTTCGTCTTTGGGTTACGCTTTCCTATGCATTGGTTTTTGCAgaaagttttatgtttttaccAGCTGTCTTTGAACCAGCTGATGCCTCAAGCTGTGAGGAAAATTATTTCATTCATCTGACATTGTGAATATATGGGTTACCCTCTAACCTTGGATTTATTTAGGTCCTTGTTCAAGATAGAACAAGGGGGAAACAAGTCGTATTACTTGGCTAAGGTAGTAAATGGGGCGACAGTGGTCGTCCCTGATTTGTCcgatttaaaatattattttgacaaGACTGTATGGGTGAGGGTTCCACTTACAGTTGACCACCCATACCAGTACAATCTTCCAATCTATTGTACCACCCCTGTACTTCATCCTCTTCTAACCATGGATGAAGTCAGGGAGTTATCCCGCCTGGAGAGGTATGCCTTTCTCCACTTTCAGGGGTGGACAAATGAGTCCACCGCGCAGGAGTACAACCACAAGTGGCTCTGCCACGAAGCTGTGTTGCGCAGGGAGCCGGTGCTGTCCTTGGTAGAAATGTCTACCTTCTTGACTTCCGGTAAACATGATTAACCGCTGCTCACTCTTTTCTATTGTTATCTCGATCCTTACTCATTCCGTTTTCCTGCTGTTTTCCAGAAGAATTTGGGAGTCAGGTCCATTATACCAACCTTGGTATAACTCCCCTTGGGGAGTTTTTCAGGCCGGGTCCTCCTGAGTGCCCTGGGGATGCTAAGAGGAGGTTATCCAATGACTACCAGTTGGAGATCAGATCTCTAAGGCCCCGACCCATGTGGCCGTGGCCGTGGCCGACTTTCATCTGCGGCTTTCTGATGACTATTATCAGGATTCGCTAATGGGCAATAGCGCGGTCGCTTCCTTCGATATAGATCAGGTGGTGCCCCCTGGTAAACATCGCCAGCTCTGTGGAGTGGGTAGGGTCCCCCACTTCAAAGTACATTCAATGATGTGCTAGCTTGGGTGCATTCTGATTTCAACCTCCTCTCTCAGGAGTTTTTAACAAGACCAGAGAGAGAGGGGTTGAGATTGGCTGCCCCTACTGTGCAGGCACTTCCTCTACCTCCACCCAAGGAGGCTAAAAGGGGATCTTCTTCTGGGGCTCTTCCTTCTGTAGCCCCTGCCTATGGAGAAGTGGCTGCTTTTAAGTGCCTACCTCTGGCAGGGGTGAAAAAGAAGAGGAAACAGAGGGAGAACCCTCGTCTTGCAGGGGTTGCATCTCTTCCTAATACATTTCCTTTTCAGAAGCGCAGGGTTAAGCAGAGGCGTAACCCTGCCATAACTATTTCTTCCAGTTCTGCATCTTCAGGTAATGACATTTTTTAAGGTTTATGTCGACCTACTTATGTtattttctatttgttttcttattgttttttctTCACTTCTCAGCAGTGACTTATACAACGGCAGTTGTGGCTGAGGTTCCCGCCACATCAGTCCCTCCGCCAGTGGTGAAAGCGGCTGCCTTAGAGGTGGCCCCGGCGGCTCAAACCGTGGGCAGGCCCTCTTGGTGGAAGTTTTTGATTCAGGGAAGGTTATCTTCCCTGGTGATGAATTCGCCAACTTTGACTCCTTTGTCGATGTTTCTAATGATGAGGGCAAAGGATTTCTATATCCTGACTTGGCTAATGCAGGTTCGTAGACTATGCTTTtggtttgtattttttattttatgttctgAGTTATTCTGGACTGACTTTTTCTTCTGTGTACAACTACGCAGTTCCAATTGCAAGCTTTTCTTGAGTCAGGGGATGTAAAAGTCCGGTTTAAAGTGAACTAAAtaattatatgtaaatataaattcCGGGTCACACGTCGGACATTTAAGTTAAACTGTATATAGGATCGATGACattctagtgataaagaaataatcaaataaagatAGCAGCAACAATTCAGCGAAAGTCTTAAAGGttacaacttgagagcctaAGGGCCTCTTCAAAACCATATTctagtttaaaataaaaaacgcACTTgctaaaataaataatcaagttcaacgaaaaaaaaatatcatagaaCGAGTACGACAGTCAGCTCATTTACAGGTTCTAATGTTGGAGTCCTCACACACTATTCCCGCCTGCAAATCGACCAGCTAGTTGTCGAAAGACAACATCATAGCAAGttcaaaaaaacataaaccAACACACGTCAAAGATTTCATACAATGCATTATACAGGTTACATACAAACAATGAGTTCATCATAACATGCACAGGCTCTAACATTTAAGATGTCATTATTGTCTTTCCAATTCCCAACTCATGTCGTTGTCCGTCCAGCTTGGGTCGCCAGAGTAATATAAAAGTTCGGAGGAATAcacatgggagagctaatcccaaggcaacctccggcctaagacgttgcccgtcctagtcgggtcgtcaaaggtaaaatatgcatacccccatggtgacggtaacgatccaaaactgccatggaaacgatgaataataatagTTCCAATCCAGTATAATAACCACAAATGGGTAACCAGCATAACCATCCTCAAATTTCCAAGTTAGACTCTTTTCCAATTATTTTTGGTGTCTAAGCCTTAAGTGATACACAAAATCACATCATAAAATGAGTACAACATTAAAGTACATAACCAATTAAATAGTAtagtctaagcgtgtaccttaaaAGCACGGTAAATTAATCAAAGCACGCCACAAAAGGAATTgcaacctcttatgaatcgagatCCTAAACACAACTACACATacaaaaatcacgtattagaacgtgtttaaaCAACCAATCCACTTTACACCATCAAGGCGtcactaaaattcataattttagaTGATTAAATATTAATCTCAATAACtactaaattttaaaatccAACCAGAAACTTTATTGGCCTTTTTGGACAGTTTTGAAAGTTCAAACAAAAAATCAgacttcaccactgcgtccggaaggcatcaattatattgggtaccaaatttcataatttttagcgcccatttactatttttaactaattttagcgTTTAAGTGACCATTAATGAAATCGGTGAACGAAGCGACAAACAAAACGCACTCGAATGTCGAGGTTTGAGGCGCGCCCGTCAAGGCACACCTACTGtccagaatttttttttaaaaattttttttatttcattttaatatttatatcacATACTACCACAAATCATTCTTAATAatgaattaatcaaaatatgagCATCCACACATACACAAATCTCAACACAAAATTAAagacaacataaaaaaaacaatataaataattatattaagacATTTCTATcactcattatatatatatatatatatatatatatatatatatatatatatatatacatatatatatatatatatatatatatatatatatatatatatatatatatatatatacatatatatatatatatacatatatatatatatatatatatatacatatatatatatacatatatatatatatatatatatatatataaatatatatatatatatatatatatatatatatatatatatatatatatatatatatatacatatatatatatatatatatatatatatatatatatatatatacatatatatatatatatacatatatatatatatatatatatatatatatatatatatatatatatatatatatatatatatatatatatatacatatatatatatatatatatatatatatacatatatatatatatatatatatatatatatatatatatatatatatatatatatatatatatatatatatatatatatatatatatatatatatatatatatgtatatatatatatatatatatgtatatatatatatatatatatgtatatatatatatatatgtataaatatatatatatatatatatatatatatatatatatatatatatatatatatatatatatatatatatatgtatatatatatatatatatatatatatatgtatatatatatatatatatatatatatatatatatatatatatatatatttatatatatatatatatatatatacatatatatatatatatatatatatatatatatatatatatatatatatatatatatatatatacatatgtatatatatatatatatatatatatatatatatatatatatatatatgtatatatatatatatgtatatatatatatatatatatatatatatatatatatatatatatatgtatatatatatatatatatatatatatatatatatatatatatatatatatatttatatatatatatatatatatatatatatatgtatgtatatctatatatatatatgtatgtatatatatatatatatatatatatatatatatatatatatatatatatatatgtatgtatatatatatatatatatatatatatatatatatatatatgtatatatatatatatatatatatatatatatatatatatatatatatatatatatagatagatatatatacatatatatatatatatatatatatatatatatatatgtatatatatatatgtatatatatatatatatatatatatatatatatatatatatatatatatatatatatatatatatttatatatatatatatgtatatatatatatatatatatatatatatatatatatatatatatatatatatatatgtatatatatatatatatatatatatatatatatatatatatatatatatatatatatatatatatatatattcctttatgcataaaaaactaaaatcatgAACACTACTTCTTTAGTAAATAGAAATTTTGCTAGCGAAGCATAaatcatttataaataaatactcatCCATAATTCATCTAACAAATTATGATTTTGTTAAACAATTAagattttataaaacaaaaacttTACCAATCTAAATGTACGAACACAACCGTTCtaacaattaaatatttttaaaaggtTATGAACTCATGGAAAACTAAACATGAATATGAATCTTAATAAACCATATAAAGGTAACACATGAAAATAATTCttccaaaaaattaaattttgttaaagaattaaaaatttaaaatatatatatatatatatatatatatatatatatatatatatatatatatatatatgtataaatatatatatatatatatatatatatatatatatatatatatatatatatatatatatatatatatatatatatatatatatatatacatatatatatatatatatatatatacatatatatatatatatatatacatatatatatatatatatatatatatatatatatatatatatatatatatatataaatatatatatatatatatatatatatatatatatatatatatatatatatatatatatatatatatatatatatacatatatatatatatatacatatatatatatatatatacatatatatatatatatatatatacatatatatatatatatatatatatatatatatatatatatatatatatatatatatatatatatatatatatatatatatatatatatatatatatatatatatatatataaacttaacACATGAATATAAATCTTCtgacaaattaaattttgttaaagaattataaatcataaaaaaaatatataaacttaacacatgaatataattcttctaacaaattaaattttgttaaagaattttaaatcattaaaaaaactatataacttaacacatgaatataattcttctaacaaatttaattttgttaaagaattatgaatcataaataaaaactatataaacttaacacgtgaatataattcttctaacaaattaaatttttttaaagaattaaatcatcaacgacatttttttaacaaatttaaatctTGTATAATAATCAAGGACTTACAATTTTCAAGGATTAAGGATTAAATTGCCCAATCGAACACCCAAT
Protein-coding sequences here:
- the LOC130806155 gene encoding uncharacterized protein LOC130806155, with the protein product MGYPLTLDLFRSLFKIEQGGNKSYYLAKVVNGATVVVPDLSDLKYYFDKTVWVRVPLTVDHPYQYNLPIYCTTPVLHPLLTMDEVRELSRLERYAFLHFQGWTNESTAQEYNHKWLCHEAVLRREPVLSLVEMSTFLTSEEFGSQVHYTNLGITPLGEFFRPGPPECPGDAKRRLSNDYQLEIRSLRPRPMWPWPWPTFICGFLMTIIRIR
- the LOC130805460 gene encoding uncharacterized protein LOC130805460, whose amino-acid sequence is MGNSAVASFDIDQGPPLQSTFNDVLAWVHSDFNLLSQEFLTRPEREGLRLAAPTVQALPLPPPKEAKRGSSSGALPSVAPAYGEVAAFKCLPLAGVKKKRKQRENPRLAGVASLPNTFPFQKRRVKQRRNPAITISSSSASSVTYTTAVVAEVPATSVPPPVVKAAALEVAPAAQTVGRPSWWKFLIQGRLSSLVMNSPTLTPLSMFLMMRAKDFYILTWLMQVRRLCFWFVFFILCSELFWTDFFFCVQLRSSNCKLFLSQGM